DNA sequence from the Schlegelella aquatica genome:
TGGGGTGCGGAGCACGCGGACCACGACCGCTTCAACCGCTTCTGGCGCGGCGTGCCGCCCAAGTCCAAGGGCGACTGGGCGTTCATCACCAACATGATCGAACGCGCGCTGCCCCAGGAGGGCCGTGTCGCCGTCGTCGTGCCGCACGGGGTGCTGTTCCGCGGTGGCGCCGAAGGACGCATCCGCCGCGCGATGATCGAGGAAAACCTGCTCGATGCCGTCGTCGGCCTGCCCGGCAACCTGTTCCCGACCACCTCGATTCCGGTGGCCATCCTGCTGTTTGACCGCGCGCGCGAGAAAGGCGGCTCGCGCGAACACGTGCGCGACGTGCTGTTCGTCGACGCCAGCCGCGAGTTCATCCCCGGCAAGAACCAGAACCAGCTGTCCGAAGCACACTTCCAGAAGATCGTCTCGACGGTGGCCGAGCGCCGTAACGTCGACAAATACGCCTACGTCGCGCCGCTGGACGAGATCGCCGAGAACGACTTCAACCTCAACATCCCCCGCTACGTCGATACCTTCGAGGAAGAGGAAGAAATCGATGTCGCCGCCGTGCAGCGCGAGATCGAGCAGCTCGAGCGCGAGCTGGCCGAGGTGCGCGAGCGCATGCGCGAGCACCTCAAGACTCTGGGCGCGGAGGTGGCCTGATGGCGGGCGAACTCATCCTCTACACCACCGAGGACGGCGCGGCGAGTGTGCGCCTGCGCGCCGAAGGCGGCAGCGTCTGGATCACCCAGGCGGAGATGGCGGCGTTGTTCCAGACCACCCCGCAAAACATCACCCTGCACGTCAAGGCCATCTATGCCGAGGGCGAGCTCCAGCCCGAGGCAACTTGTAAGGAACACTTACAAGTTCGCCAGGAGGGCGGGCGGCAGGTCAGGCGGGCGCTCAAGCACTACAACCTGGACATGATCCTGGCCGTGGGCTACCGGGTGCGCTCCCTGCGCGGCACCCAGTTCCGCCAGTGGGCCACCACCCACCTGCGCGAGTACCTGGTCAAGGGCTTCGTCATGGACGACGAGCGCCTGAAGGAACCCGGTGGCTGGGACTACTTCGACGAACTGCTCGAACGCATCCGCGACATCCGGGCGTCCGAGAAGCGCTTTTACCAGAAGGTGCGCGACATCTACGCCACCGCCGTGGACTACGACCCCAAGTCCGAGGCCGCCCAGCTCTTCTTCAAGAAGGTGCAGAACAAGATGCTCTGGGCCGTTACCGGGCACACGGCGGCCGAACTGATCTCGGGACGAGCTGACCCGGCGCTACCGAACATGGGCCTCACCAGCTTCAAGGGCAGCCGGGTTCGCCAGGGCGACGTCACCATCGCCAAGAACTACCTGCAAGCCGCCGAAATCGACGAGCTCAATCGCATCGTCGTCATGTACCTCGACTACGCCGAGGACATGGCCCGCCGCCGCAAGCCCATGACCATGCGCGAGTGGGAGGACAAGCTCGACGCCTTCCTGCAGTTCAACGAACGGGACGTGCTGACCCACGCCGGCAAGATCAGCGCCCAGGTGGCCGAGCGACTGGCGCTGGAGCGCTACGAGACCTTCGATGCGGCGCGGCGGGAAGCGGCCCGGCTGGGGGCGGATGCCGAGGACATGGAGGCGCTGGAGCAGGTCGGGCGCACGCTGGAGGATAAGGGGCGGGGGAAGAAGAAATGAAGCGCCCAGCTGGTTGGGCAAACCTGCCCCTTCACCACCTTGCCGACGTGCGCACGGGCCTTTCCAAAAACGCTAAGCGAGAAGGGCCGACGGTGAGGCTCCCTTATTTGAGAGTGGCCAACGTACAGGATGGCATTGTTGATCTATCTGACGTGCAAGAAATTGAGGTGCCTGCCAGTCAAGTAGCACGCTTCACTTTACAGAAGGGCGATCTTCTGCTTATCGAAGGCAACGGAAACCCTGAAAACCTTGGGCGTGGTTGTCTCTGGGATGGCCAGATCAGTGACATCGTTCATCAAAATCACGTGTTCGCTGTCCGACCACGCCCCAATAGTCAATTGCTGCCGAAGTTTCTCGAACTTCAAGTCCAATCGGACTATGGCCGAAACTACTTTCTATCATGTGCCAAGGGGTCTACTGGCCTGTCGTCGCTGAACTCGACTCAGCTGAAGGAATTCCCACTCCTAGTTCCGCCGTATGAAGAGCAGTGCCAGATAACGGAAGTGGTAGGAGCCTGGGCCTCCGCCATCCAGAAAACCGAGCAACTGATCGAGGCGAAGGAGCGATACTACACCCACGAACTCTCGCGCCTCATCAGCCGTGGCCAGCATCCGCGCGGCCAAGTCGGTTCTTTTGCCCACGAAATATCTGAGCGCAATCGCGATGGCAATGAGGCCCGCGTCCTGAGCGTCACCAATTCGCGGGGTTTCGTCCTGCCGGAAGATCAGTTCGAGCGCCGTGTCGCCAGCGCCGACTTGTCTAATTACAAGGTGGTGCGGCGCGGGCAGTACGCCTACAACCCCTCCCGTATCAACGTTGGCTCCATCGCCCGGCTGGACGACTGGGATGATGGCGTGCTGAGTCCGATGTACGTGGTGTTCGGGCTCGACGAGACCAAGGTCGATTCCGATTATTTCCGACACTGGCTTGATTCCCACGAGGCGCGGGAACGCATCAAGAAGAGCGCCCAGGGCAGCGTGCGCGAAACCGTGTCCTTCAGCGAGTTTGCCAGCCTCTCCATTCCCTTGCCCGACCTCGCCACCCAAACCGCCATCGCCCGCTATCTCAATACGCTACGCCAAGAAATCACCCTGCTTTCCCGCTCTCTTACCGCCCTCAAACGCCAAAAACGCGGCCTGATGCAAAAGCTTTTGACCGGCAAGTGGCGCGTGCCCGTCACCGAAGTGGAGGTCACATGAAGTTTGCGTACGTCGATGAATCGGGAGATGCCGGCGAAGGCGACGTGTTCGTCATGGCAGGGCTGCTGATCGATGCGTATCGGCTGCGCAAATACACCAGCCAGTTCGATCAGGCCCTTTCCGCATTCCTGGCAAAGCACCCGGGCGCCCCGAAAGAACTGAAGACCAAGGCCTTCATCAACGGCAGAGGCGGATGGAACGTTGTTGCGCCCGATGAACGCAAGCAGTTCCTGACCGACATTTGCGACCTGGCCGTCGAGGTATCGAAGATATACGGCTTTGGCATGTCCTTTCAGGCTTTCAACGCGGCGTGCGCTGGGGGCGCCTACGCGATCCCAGGCTCGAAGGACTACTGGCCCTTGTTAGGCATGTTCATCTGCGGCCTGATCCAAAAGAAGATGCAGACGCAGTCAAACAACAAAGGTTTGTCCGTCATCATCTTCGACGACAACAAGGTCCACATGCCCAAGCTGTCGGACGGTCTGTACTACGCGAATCCCTGGTTCGATGGACTCTACCAGCAGAGCAAGACCGTGAAGGGCAAAACAGTGTGGCAACCGCTCAAGCAATCCGAGCGCTTCGACCAGGTCATCAACACCGCATTCGCGATCAAGTCGGAACATTCCTCGCTCGTACAAATTGCCGATGCGGTTTCGTACGTGTATCGCAGATGGCTGGAGCTCACGGCGCTACCGGAAGCCTATTCGGGAGAAAAGGCATTCTATGAGGGGCTGGTTCACAAGCTCGATAGCCGCAGGGAAAGACTAGGGCGTACGCCGAAAACCGAGTGCGTCGACTTCTACAACGCGATCAAGCACCCGGCGTGGGTGATCTGAGGGAGGCTGACGATGAGCAAAACAGAACTCCGGGGCATTGGCGAGGCATCCGCCTTCGCGCACAGGGAACCCATGCGGGTCCGCGAGCGGGAACTGCTTCGTGTCGCGGCCGCACTTTCGGGCGCTGACCCCGTTGCCGCAGCCAAGGCAGCCCGAAATGAGGTGCTGTCATGGGCGGCGAAACAGGTTGGCGATCAGTTGCCTGCTGCTGCGGCAGAAGGGCGATCTTTCGAGCATCTTCGGGGCGGTCGAACCTGCCTTGGAGCGAGCTTCGAAGACAGCCACCGTGCGCTGTGGGCCCTGCGGGTGGATCGGCCGGATGCAAACGTCGCCCAGCGCACCTGGACCACCGAGGCTGTCATTGGGTACGCCCCGACCAACGGACCTGCCCTGTTCAGCCTGCGGCTACTGGTCAGCACGCCGGAGGTATTCCTTCGCATTGAACCGTCTGTGCCTGGATTGGTGCGGCAGGTCGCGACGGCTTGCGGTCTGCGGCACGGTGACGCTCGCATCGATGGACTCCCTTGGTTCATCACGTCTCAGGTCGACGCGGAGGACTTGGTCGGTGAACTGACAAACCCCGGCCGCGCCGTGCCCTACTTGGTGTGCTCGGTCGCTGAGGGCGAAGTCGCTCCCCGGCTCGATGTTCGCTTGCTCGCAAAGGCCGCCCTGGGCATTGCAAGGGTGGTTGTCGTTCCGTCGGCCCTCACCTGGGTCCTGACGGAGCAGCTTGGCAAGGCCCGGTCGGTTTACAACGGCGCTGTGCGCGCCTATATGCCGGGGTTCTCGCAAGATGCGAACCCGTATGCACACCGACTGTTCTTCATTGAGCAAACGGACCATGAACGGGCAAGGTCGACGCTCACGGCGCTGCGTTGGCTTGTTGCGAATGAGAGCTTGCGTCGCCTGCGGTTGGGCGACGATGTCGTTGCCTTTTCTGCGGTTCGGGAATCGAGTCTCGACTTGGAGCGGGAACGGCTGAAGCAGGCCGGTTCGTCGGATGCGGAGCAGCTCAAGGCCGCTCAGATCCAGATCGATGCGTTGAAGGACGATCTGGAACGCTCCAGGGCCGAGGCTGAACAGTGGCTGTCCGAGTACGAGCGCGCTGACGAAGAGGCTCAGAACTATCAGCAGCAACTGCGTGGTGCCCAATTCAGGATTCAACGGCTGCTGGCGCAGATCAAGGAACGCGGCGATGAGCCAGATTCAGCCGTCCAACTCCCAGAAAGCTGGGACACATTTGCCGATTGGTGCGACGAGATCCTCAGCGGCCGCGTCATGCTCTCCGGCAGGGCCCGCCGAGAGACCAAGTCTGCCGATTTCGATGATCCGAAAACGGCAGCCCGCTGCCTGCTATGGCTGGCCAATGAGTACCGCGATTCGCGAATGAATGGTGCCGCCGGAGATCTCCGCAAGCCCATCGCCGATGGCATACACAACGAGCGCTGCGGTGCCGACAGCTTTGACTTCGCCTGGAATGGTCGCCAGGTGCCAGTCGAATGGCACATCAAGAACGGCGGCAACACCCGCGATCCAAGGCGCTGCTTGCGCATCTATTACTTTTGGGACGAAGAGAGCCAGGTTGTTGTGATCGCCACGATGCCGGCCCACGTTCGGACGGGAGCGACCTGACATGGAAGGATTTCGATTCAACGAGAAGTACCTGTCGCAGATCCCTGCCCTGCAGGTCTTGGTCAACCTGGGCTACACCTATCTCACGCCCGAGCAGGCGCTGGCAGCAAGGGGTGGCAAGCTTGGGCAGGTGCTTTTGGAGGAGGTGCTGCGCGAGCGGCTGAAGAAGAACAACCGCATCCAGTACAAGGGGAAGAGCTATCTCTTCTCCGAGGAGAACATCCAGACCGCCATCCAGCGCCTGAAGAACGTCAAGTACGACGGCCTGCTGAAGACCAATGAGGCGATCTATGACTTGCTGACCCTGGGCGTGTCGCTGGAGCAGTCCATCGAGGGGGACAGCAAGAGCTTCACACTCAACTACATCGACTGGAAGAACCCGGCCAACAACGACTACCACGTCACCGCCGAGTTTCCTGTCGAGCGGACGCGCAGCACCGAAACCTGCCGCCCGGACATCGTGCTGTTCGTCAATGGCATCCCCTTTGCGGTGATCGAGTGCAAGTCGCCCAAGGTGGAGGTCGGTCAGGCGGTGTCGCAGATGATCCGCAACCAGCGTGAGGAGTACATCCCTAAGCTTTTTACCTACACGCAGTTGCTTCTGGCCACCAACAAGAACGAGGTGCGCTATGCCGCGACGGGCACGCCGGCGAAGTTCTGGGCCTTGTGGCGCGAAGACATTCCAACAGAGGAATTGCGAGCCGTACTCGACCGGCCCCTGCCCCTCGAGGCCAAGGCGGGCCTGTTCGATCTGATTTGGGATGGCAAGTCCCTGCGCGAACCGGAAGTGGACAAGGCGTGGGCTGTCACCGAGCAGGATCGCATGCTCTACGCCTTGTGCCGCCCGCAACGCTTGCTCGACCTGGCGTTTCGTTTCACGGTGTTTGACGGTGGTATTCGCAAGATCGCCCGTTATCAGCAGTTCTTTGCCGTCCAGCGTGTGCTCGAACGGGTCAAGCACCGGGACGAGGTGGGGCGGCGCTTGGGCGGCATCATCTGGCACACGCAAGGATCGGGCAAGTCGCTGACGATGGTGATGTTGGCCAGGGCACTGGCGCTGGACCCCGACATCCGCAACCCGCGTATCGTCCTGGTGACGGACCGGGTGGATTTGGACAAGCAGCTCGGCAACACCTTCGCCGCCTGCGGCCTGACGCCAGACCGGGCGGACAGCGGGCGCCACTTGCTGGAGCTGGTCTCCGAGAACAAGGCGCACATCGTCACCACGCTCATTCACAAGTTCGACAAGGCGCTGTCGGTCAGGAAGCACGTCGAGGAATCGGCCGATATCTTCATCCTGGTCGATGAGAGCCACCGCACGAACTTCGGCGGCTTTGCCGCGCGCATGCGCCAAATGTTCCCGATGGCCTGCTACCTGGGCTTCACCGGGACGCCGCTGATGAAGAAGGAGAAGAACAACTTCGCCAAGTTCGGCGGCTTGATCGATACCTACGCCATCAATCAGGC
Encoded proteins:
- a CDS encoding virulence RhuM family protein; protein product: MAGELILYTTEDGAASVRLRAEGGSVWITQAEMAALFQTTPQNITLHVKAIYAEGELQPEATCKEHLQVRQEGGRQVRRALKHYNLDMILAVGYRVRSLRGTQFRQWATTHLREYLVKGFVMDDERLKEPGGWDYFDELLERIRDIRASEKRFYQKVRDIYATAVDYDPKSEAAQLFFKKVQNKMLWAVTGHTAAELISGRADPALPNMGLTSFKGSRVRQGDVTIAKNYLQAAEIDELNRIVVMYLDYAEDMARRRKPMTMREWEDKLDAFLQFNERDVLTHAGKISAQVAERLALERYETFDAARREAARLGADAEDMEALEQVGRTLEDKGRGKKK
- a CDS encoding restriction endonuclease subunit S, which produces MKRPAGWANLPLHHLADVRTGLSKNAKREGPTVRLPYLRVANVQDGIVDLSDVQEIEVPASQVARFTLQKGDLLLIEGNGNPENLGRGCLWDGQISDIVHQNHVFAVRPRPNSQLLPKFLELQVQSDYGRNYFLSCAKGSTGLSSLNSTQLKEFPLLVPPYEEQCQITEVVGAWASAIQKTEQLIEAKERYYTHELSRLISRGQHPRGQVGSFAHEISERNRDGNEARVLSVTNSRGFVLPEDQFERRVASADLSNYKVVRRGQYAYNPSRINVGSIARLDDWDDGVLSPMYVVFGLDETKVDSDYFRHWLDSHEARERIKKSAQGSVRETVSFSEFASLSIPLPDLATQTAIARYLNTLRQEITLLSRSLTALKRQKRGLMQKLLTGKWRVPVTEVEVT
- a CDS encoding DUF3800 domain-containing protein — translated: MKFAYVDESGDAGEGDVFVMAGLLIDAYRLRKYTSQFDQALSAFLAKHPGAPKELKTKAFINGRGGWNVVAPDERKQFLTDICDLAVEVSKIYGFGMSFQAFNAACAGGAYAIPGSKDYWPLLGMFICGLIQKKMQTQSNNKGLSVIIFDDNKVHMPKLSDGLYYANPWFDGLYQQSKTVKGKTVWQPLKQSERFDQVINTAFAIKSEHSSLVQIADAVSYVYRRWLELTALPEAYSGEKAFYEGLVHKLDSRRERLGRTPKTECVDFYNAIKHPAWVI